From the genome of Parazoarcus communis, one region includes:
- a CDS encoding sigma-54-dependent transcriptional regulator, giving the protein MSVSDRRNRSASVDVLVIDDEEDIRELLELSLMRMGLGCDAAGTVAEARTLLEGRRYRLCLTDMRLPDGDGLELVEHIQRQCPGLPVAVITAFGSIETAIRALKVGAFDFVTKPVELKALRELVTHALKLQAPSDAAQGEGGRKLIGTSAALAQLRGQVEKLARNQAPVFIHGESGTGKEVIARLIHSLGARAAAPFVPVNCGAISPELMESEFFGHRKGSFTGAATDKEGLFQAANGGTLFLDEVGELPLSMQVKLLRAIQERAVRPVGAHAEESVDVRILSASHRDLAQLVNENRFRQDLYFRINVITLRVPPLRERPEDIPDLAAHVLGRLAEREGGAVRQLSPDALAALSGHSFPGNVRELENLLERACALCESDQITAADLDLQQCEGLTQTGLDLDTGEDDDVADSDDERIKVLRALDENRWNRSAAARQLGMTLRQLRYRLQKWGMD; this is encoded by the coding sequence ATGAGCGTTTCAGATCGCCGTAACCGCAGTGCCAGCGTGGATGTGCTGGTGATCGATGACGAGGAAGACATCCGCGAACTGCTCGAACTCTCGCTGATGCGCATGGGGCTGGGTTGCGATGCAGCTGGCACGGTGGCCGAAGCCAGGACCCTGCTCGAAGGTCGCCGCTACCGGCTCTGCCTGACCGACATGCGACTGCCCGATGGCGACGGACTGGAGCTGGTCGAGCACATCCAGCGCCAGTGCCCGGGCCTGCCGGTGGCCGTGATCACCGCCTTCGGCAGTATCGAGACCGCGATCCGTGCACTCAAGGTCGGTGCCTTCGATTTCGTGACCAAGCCGGTCGAGCTCAAGGCCTTGCGCGAACTGGTCACGCACGCACTGAAGCTGCAGGCGCCGTCGGACGCGGCGCAGGGTGAAGGCGGGCGCAAGCTGATCGGGACTTCGGCTGCGCTGGCGCAGTTGCGGGGGCAGGTCGAGAAGCTGGCGCGCAATCAGGCGCCGGTATTCATCCATGGGGAGTCGGGTACGGGCAAGGAAGTGATCGCGCGCCTGATCCACAGCCTCGGTGCGCGGGCGGCTGCGCCCTTCGTGCCGGTAAACTGCGGTGCGATCTCGCCCGAGCTGATGGAGAGCGAGTTCTTCGGTCATCGCAAGGGCAGCTTCACCGGTGCGGCGACCGACAAGGAGGGGCTGTTCCAGGCGGCCAACGGCGGCACCCTGTTCCTCGACGAGGTCGGCGAGCTGCCCCTGTCGATGCAGGTCAAGCTCTTGCGCGCCATTCAGGAGCGCGCAGTGCGCCCCGTCGGTGCGCATGCCGAGGAATCGGTCGATGTCCGCATCCTCTCGGCCTCCCACCGCGACCTCGCGCAGCTGGTGAACGAGAACCGCTTCCGTCAGGATCTCTACTTCCGCATCAACGTGATCACGCTGCGCGTGCCGCCATTGCGAGAGCGCCCGGAAGACATCCCTGATCTCGCCGCACATGTGCTGGGACGGCTGGCCGAGCGTGAGGGCGGGGCGGTCAGGCAGCTGTCGCCCGATGCGCTCGCAGCCCTCTCCGGGCACAGCTTTCCGGGCAATGTGCGCGAGCTGGAAAACCTGCTCGAGCGTGCCTGCGCGCTGTGCGAATCCGACCAGATCACGGCTGCCGATCTCGACCTGCAGCAGTGCGAGGGGCTGACGCAGACGGGGCTCGACCTGGATACGGGCGAGGACGACGATGTGGCCGACTCGGACGACGAGCGCATCAAGGTCTTGCGTGCGCTCGACGAAAACCGCTGGAACCGCTCTGCTGCGGCGCGCCAGCTCGGCATGACCTTGCGTCAGCTGCGCTACCGCCTGCAGAAATGGGGCATGGACTGA
- the waaA gene encoding lipid IV(A) 3-deoxy-D-manno-octulosonic acid transferase, whose translation MLQRLPYSLLWLLALPLVLLRLLWRARKQPAYLRHVRERFGSYGVRAPGPTIWVHAVSVGETRAAEPLLRALLARWPEHTIVLTHMTPTGRATSKSLFADEARILRVYLPYDLGFFVERFLRHFHPAFGVIMETELWPNLLAVCHRRSIPVLLANARLSPRSASRYARFPSLTGLTLGALSAIGAQTAADAARLSALGARRVSITGNIKFDMTPPDEVPALAHIFRTRCGTRPILLAASTRDGEEALLLDAFARLAPPEVLLVIVPRHPQRFDEVGALVQSRGLTLQRRSDNAPVDSDTRIWLGDSMGEMFAYYAAADVALIGGSWLPLGGQNLIEACAVGTPVLVGPHTFNFEQVAQQAIELGGAARLETLEQGVHSALDLIADADRRNAMSRAGLDFAAINRGATARTVELLAEMTA comes from the coding sequence ATGCTGCAACGCCTGCCCTACTCCCTGCTGTGGTTGCTCGCCCTTCCCCTCGTCCTGCTCCGCCTGCTGTGGCGCGCGCGCAAGCAGCCCGCCTACCTCCGCCACGTGAGGGAACGCTTCGGCAGCTACGGCGTTCGCGCACCGGGCCCGACGATCTGGGTTCACGCGGTATCGGTCGGCGAAACACGGGCCGCCGAGCCCTTGCTCCGCGCCCTGCTGGCACGCTGGCCCGAGCACACCATCGTGCTCACGCACATGACCCCGACCGGGCGCGCAACCTCGAAGTCCCTGTTTGCCGACGAGGCCCGGATCCTGCGCGTCTATCTGCCCTACGACCTCGGCTTTTTCGTCGAACGTTTTCTGCGCCACTTTCACCCGGCCTTCGGCGTGATCATGGAAACCGAGTTGTGGCCCAACCTGCTCGCCGTGTGCCATCGGCGCAGTATTCCGGTGCTGCTCGCCAACGCCCGCCTGTCCCCGCGCTCCGCAAGTCGCTATGCCCGCTTCCCGTCACTGACCGGTCTCACCCTCGGCGCCCTCAGTGCCATCGGTGCCCAGACCGCCGCCGATGCGGCACGCCTGTCAGCGCTCGGCGCGCGCCGTGTCAGCATTACCGGCAACATCAAGTTCGACATGACCCCGCCCGACGAGGTCCCCGCGCTGGCGCACATCTTTCGCACCCGTTGCGGCACACGGCCGATCCTGCTTGCCGCGAGCACGCGCGACGGTGAGGAGGCCCTGTTGCTGGATGCCTTTGCCCGTCTCGCGCCGCCCGAGGTCCTGCTGGTGATCGTACCCCGCCACCCGCAGCGCTTCGATGAGGTCGGCGCGCTCGTGCAGTCGCGCGGGCTGACGCTGCAGCGGCGCAGCGACAACGCCCCAGTGGACAGCGATACCCGGATCTGGCTGGGTGACTCGATGGGCGAGATGTTTGCCTACTACGCAGCTGCAGATGTGGCGCTGATCGGCGGCAGCTGGCTGCCGCTCGGCGGACAGAATCTGATTGAAGCCTGCGCGGTGGGCACCCCAGTGCTGGTCGGCCCGCACACGTTCAACTTCGAGCAGGTTGCGCAACAGGCCATCGAACTTGGTGGCGCAGCACGCCTGGAAACACTCGAGCAGGGCGTGCACAGCGCGCTCGACCTGATCGCCGACGCCGACCGGCGCAATGCAATGTCACGGGCGGGGCTCGACTTTGCCGCCATCAACCGCGGCGCAACCGCACGCACGGTAGAGCTGCTCGCGGAGATGACCGCCTGA